The DNA region AAGCTCTACGGACCTACGGGAGCAGGACTTCTCTATGTGCGGCGCGGCCTCTCCTTAGAGCCTCTCTTTTATGGCGGAGGACAGGAGAGAGGACTCCGCTCCGGTACGGAGAATATCCCCGGAGCTGTGGGACTCGCGGCCGCGCTCGAGCGCGCCGCGCTTTCTCGGAAGAATGAGAGCGCACGTCTGCGCAAGCTCTCGCTTCATTTCAAGAAGCGTCTTAAGGAGCTTCTGCTGGAGGTCGAGTTCAATGGTTCTCCCGAGGAAGGCCTGCCGCATATCGTGAATGTTACGGTGCCAGGGATCGACGCGGAGTTCGCTCTGGTGAAGCTCGATACTCTGGGCGTGAGTGCGTCGTCTGCAAGCGCCTGCCGCAGCATCGCCGCAGAGGGCGCCTCTTATGTGATTGAGGCGCTTCCGGGAAGGAAGGGAGCCGGAGTCTCTTCTTTGCGCTTCAGTTTCGGAGGAAGCACCACGCAGGCTGAGGTAGAGAGGATTGCCCTCATTCTCAAGGGTATCGTGGGATAGGCTGTTCCATTCTTTCATTCCTCTTCTGTTCTGCTACTATTCACGCATATGGATATAGACGATCTTAATAAGACGCAGATCATCCTCCTCACTCTCCTCGTGAGCTTCGTCACCTCTATCGCTACCGGCATCGTGACGGTCTCTCTCGTCGAACAGGCGCCCCCGTCCTTCACCCAGACGGTGAATCGCGTAGTGGAGCGTACTGTGGAGAAAGTGGTGCCCACCGCTACCCCGAAGCCTGGCACGACAGTGAAAGAGACTACGGTGGTGGTGAAGGAAGAGGATTTGCTCATCAAATCTATCGAGAAGAATCAGCAAGCATTGCACACACTGCGGATGAAAGCAGAGAATGCGGATGGTACCCCTGGAGAGATATTCCTCGGCTGGGCTACACTGCTCTCTGCAGAGGGGGTAGCCGCTACTGACCTCGCGCTTATCGGAGAGGGCAACAGCTATATCCTCGAGGATGCAGCGGGGAAGCGGCGTGACGGCACGGTGCTCCTTCGTGACCGCGCTTCGGGCATAGCGCTCCTGAAGATCGCTAAGGCTGAAGGGGACAAGGTGGTGTTCGCGCCGGTACCCTTCGCGGATGCTTCTTCTGTTCGTCTCGGTCAGAGCGTCATAGCCTTCGGCGGCCGCCTCAAGCCTTCTGTCTCCGTAGGTATCGTCTCCTCTTCCTCGAAAGGGGAGGAGAATGCGAGCTCCACTGCAATGGTTCTCAAGAGCGTAGACGCGAGCATCAATCCGCCAGGCGGGATCACTGGTGGTCCGCTCACCAATATCTTTGGCGAACTGGTGGCCCTCTCCGTCTCCGAAGGAGCGGGCACTTCCTACGCTCCGGTGTCCGCTCTCGCAGCGCTCCTGAGAAAGCTCTAAGTTTTAAATAATCTTTATGCGCATCGGCGTCCTCGGTTGTTTCTATGGATGCGCCGAAGCGCTTCCTAAGGTGCTCGCGCCGTGGCTTTCCGTTAAAGAAAAAGGGAAGGCAGGGGGGCATGAATTCGTCATCTCCGCAGTGCACGCGCAGTTTAAGGAGTACGCGGATATGGGCATCCCGAATACTGACGAAGCTACGAGGGCTCTGCTTGAGCAGTACGCGAGGGTGCCTGAGTCTGGCCTCGACTTCTTTCATCACTCCGCTGTCCCGCTCCCTGAGCACGAAGCGCGTACTATCCCGCTCAACTATCTTCTCTCAAAAGACGTCGATCTCGTCTGGCTTCTTGATGGCGATGAGTTCTATACGGAAGAGGAGATCGAACGCATCCTCTCGCATGTCTCCTTCTTCGGGATGTTCGACTACTACCGCCTCTTCCTCAAGACCTATATCTTCGACGGTACTGTGTGGATGGATGACTTCGCGCCTCCTCGGATATTCTCAGTAAAGAAGCATGGCGGAGCGCTGGAGTTCTATTGGGACAACAATCTGCGTTTCAAAGATGGTACGGATCACTCTTCCGCGAGCGAGCACCTCATCCCTAAGGAAGTGGCCTTCGTGCGCCATCTCACTTGGCTCCATGGGGGCGGGGAGAAGAAGGTGGCCTATCAGAAAAAGCGCTTCGGGGATTGCTCTTTTCGGTTCAATACAGAGAAGGGAGAGCTTGAGTTTGATCCGGAGTATTTTGCCAAATACAAGGAGCCCATTCCGCAACTATTCAAGGATTAGGGCTGTGGTAGTGTGTCCGTATGAAGCCGTCTCTCGAGGTTATCCTGCGCACTCATTCGACGAGCGACGTGCATCCTGGGGTGCGGGTAGTGGGCCCGGAAGTATCAAAACTTGAGGTCATTAGGCGCTCTCTGCGCTCGCTTGCGTTCTCCCTCTCGGAGGCGCACCGCGCGGGACTCGCGGACATAAAGCTCTCGATCCTGGACGATCATTCTTCTCCTGAGACGGTTTCCTTCCTCGAGCATTTCGCGGCCGCGCTCCCGTTCTCAGCAGAGGTGTATCCGCTTGAGGGAGAGGGGAATGCGGTTTCGCTCGCGGCCTGCTTCGTGCGTGGTCGCGCCTCGAATGCAGACCTCCTCTATTTCGTAGAGGATGACTACCTGCATGTTCCTGAGGCCTTGAGCGAGATGCTGGAGAGCTATGCGCTCTTCTCCAAGAATCTGGGAGGACGCCCCGTCGCGCTTTTCCCGGCGGACGATCCTTCTTTCTACCGGCCCAACACTTTCGTACCCTCGCGGGTGGTCACGGGCTCCCATCGTCACTGGCGCACCAACGTGCAGACCACGTGTACGTTCTTCCTTCCTCGTTCTGTACTCGAGATGCACTACCCAGTATTCGAAGAGCTCACCAGGAACGGTGTGGATGAGGGGAGCTCCATCAATCGCCTCTGGCAGGGTCCTGTTACGCTCTTCACCCCGCTGCCGAGCCTCGCGGCGCATCTCCAGTTCTCTGATTGCATCCCGCCGCTCTTCGATTGGAAGAGCCTCTGGGAGCGGTACGCTATCGAACCTCGTTATGTATAAGCTCAACCTTGGCTGCGGCTACGACAAGATTCCTGGGTATGAGAACGTGGACTCTGCTCCGGAGTGCGCGCCTGACCGCGTAGTAGATCTTGAGAAGTTTCCTTGGCCGTGGAAGGACGTGAGCGTAGAGGAAGTGCTTCTCACTCATACGCTCGAGCATCTCGGACGCGAGCCAGAGGTATATATGAAAATCTGGCAGGAGCTGTGGCGCATTTGTATCCCTGGTGCGCGTATCCATATCGCAGTGCCTCACCCGCGGCACGACAATTTCGCGCATGATCCGACCCATGTGCGCGCGGTGACTCCGGAGAGTCTTGTGCTCCTTGATCAGGCCCTGCACCCGCAGGGCTTAGGCGCACGGTATGGCATAGATTTCCGTCTCATACCCGAGAGCGTGGAATTCTTCTATGTATCTGAAGCGGCGGAAGCAGTTAAGCAGGGGAGGCTCTCGCTCCCGGCGCTCGAGCACCTGCGCGCGCGGCAATATAATGTGTCGAATGAGATTCGTATGACCTTGGAAGTGAGGAAGCCTACTCTATGAACGACATCCTTTCCATAATCAATTCCCTCAAGGAGGCAGGAGAGTACACGGCTGCGCGTGAAGTGGCCTTGGCTGCGCTCAGGCGCTCTCCCAGCTATCCTCCGCTTCTCCAGGCACTCGCGGAGATCACCTTCACTATGAATCGCTACGAAGAAGCGCTCGAGTGCCTGGAGGCGCTCCGGGCGCAGGGGATAGATAACGCCAATCTCTCTTTTAATCGCGCGCAGTGCCTCTATTTCACTTTCCGCGCGCCGGAGGCGATCCCATTGCTTCGCTCTGTCATTGCCGCTCATCCAGGGGAGGCCTCGCTTCTTGCGACGCTCGCTCTCTATCTCGCTTCCGTAGGCGAGAACGAGGAGAGCTACGCCCTCCTCAAGAGTATCCCTGCTGAGACTCCCGGGGTACGCGCACAGCTCGGCTGGCATATGCTGCGCGAAGGTCATTTCCAGGAAGCCTTCAAGAATCTGCAGTTCGAGAAGGGTGTCTGGCACGCGGAGAAGATCTATGACCTGCCTCAAGAGAAGCTCTATGCAGCCGGACTCCCGCTCCAAGGGAAGCGTATCTTCGTGGTGAGCGAGGGAGGCCTTGGGGATGAGATCCTCTTCACTCGGTTTATCCAGATTCTTAAAAGCCGCGGCGCGTACGTCATCTTCGGCTGTTCTCCAGAACTCTGGAGCATCCTCAGAGACTCGCCGTCTGCCCCGCATGAGTTCCGGAAGATAACGGAGGTGAAGGGGCAGGAGTACGATTACTATGCTCCCCTGATGAGTCTGCCCATCCTCCTTGAATGCACCAACCCATATTCTGGTATCAGTATCCCGTATCTCTCTGCAGATCCGGCATACGTAGAGAAATGGAAGCCGAAGGTCGCCAAGGTAGCAAACGGCAAACCCGCGATAGCTATTAGGTGGCAGGGCAAGATGGAGCTGGAGTATCGGCAGGCACGTGCGGTTTCTGTACAGGAGATGCTGCCGCTTGCGGAGCTCGGAGCGCTCTTCTCCATCCAGCGAGACAATGGATTGGAGGAGCTCCGTAAGAATGACCCGGTGTATGATCTCGGCCCCGATCTCGTCTCCTGGGATGAGACGCTCGGTGTCCTCGCGAATATGGATTACGTGGTGACCTCTTGCACCTCGACCGTGCATATCGCGGGTGCCATGGGGAAGAAGACCGCGCTCATCGCCGCCTTCTCATACCCGCTCTACTTCCCCTGGGCAGTGCCTGGAGAGAAAACCGATTGGTATCCTTCAGTAAAAGTCTTCCGACAGACGCGGTATAATGATTGGAAAGGGGCCATACAAGCAGCGTACGAATGGATTAAGAAAGATATAGAAGAAACTCGCAAGGAAAAATTGACAGCAACAAAAAACGGGGTATAATATAGCTAAATACGCCATGCCCCCCTTCCAACACTTTACAACTAAAGCTCGGGATGCCATCCGCAAGGCCCATGAACTGGCCATCGAGCGGGGGCAGAACCAGGTAAACCCGCTTCATCTTGCGGCTGCGCTCCTCCTTCAAGAAGAGAGCATGGTGTTTTCCGTACTCGAAGTGCTCGAGGTAGACGTCGCACATCTCACTGACACCATCCTTGAGACCATGGAGACGCCGGAGACCTCCTCCACGCTCTCTCCTTCATATCAAATCTACCTCACCTCGGATCTCGCCCAGGTACTCGAATATTCTTCCAAGGTCGCTTCCGGCATGCGCGATGAGTTCGTCTCCGTGGAGCATCTCTTCGTGGCGCTTCTCGAAGTGCCCTCTGGCGCGCGCGACGTCTTCTCCCGCTACCGCCTTACTAAAGAAGTCGTTCTTAAAACGCTCCAAGAGTTTCGTAAAGGAAAGGTGGCGGAGACCAAGGAGCCGAAGAAGGCTCGTGCGCTAGCCAAGTACACCCGCAATCTCACCGAGCTCGCTCAGAAGAACAAGCTTGATCCGGTGATCGGCCGCGACGCAGAGATCTCTCGCATCATCCAGGTGCTCTCCCGCCGCACTAAGAACAACCCTCTCCTCATCGGTGAAGCGGGCGTCGGTAAGACCGCTATCGCGGAAGGTCTCGCCATCCGCATCGCAAACGGCGACGTGCCGGAGTCCCTCAAGGGCAAAGAACTCGTCTCGCTCGACCTCGGTCTCCTCATCGCAGGTACTAAGTATCGTGGAGAGTTCGAAGAGCGCCTCAAGGGCATCATGAAGGAGATCGAGCGCGCGGAAGGGAAGATCATTGTCTTCATCGACGAGATCCACACCATTGTGGGGGCAGGTGCTGCCGAGGGTGCTATGGATGCGTCCAACATGCTGAAGCCGGCGCTCGCACGCGGTGAGCTTCGCGCTATTGGCGCCACCACACTCAAGGAGTTCCAGCGCCACATCGAGAAGGACCCGGCGCTCACCCGCCGCTTCCAGCCGGTCTATGTGCTTGAACCGTCTGTAGAAGACGCCGTCGCCATTCTTCGTGGTCTCAAGGAGAAGTATGAGCTCTACCACGGCGTGCGTATCACGGATGACGCCATCCTTGCTGCAGTGAACCTCTCCAGCCGCTACATCACCGATCGCTTCCTCCCCGACAAGGCGGTAGACCTCATCGACGAAGCTGCTTCTGCGCTCCGCATCTCTCTCGAGAACAAGCCGCCCGCGCTCGAAGAGGCGCATCGCAAGATCCTTCGCCTCGAGATCGAGAAGGAGGCACTCAAGAAGGAGGCTGACAGCTCCGAGGGTAAGAACGCCAAGAGCCGTACCAAGACCATTGACCGCGAGATCGCTGAGCTCCGCGAGAAGACACATGATCTTGAACTCCGTTGGAACAACGAGAAGGATATCCTCGGTAGTATCCGCTCCATCAAGAAAGAGCTCGAAGAGCTCCGCATGGAGGCGGAGCGCACGGAAGCGCGTGCTGATCTCGCGCGTTCTGCCGAGATCCGCTACGGCAAGATCCCGCAGCTTGAGAAGGAGCTCGAAGGGAAGAACAAGCGCTTGGAGAAGCTGCAGCGCTCCCGCCGTATCCTCAAAGAAGAGGTCGCAGAGAGCGATATCGCCGACGTGGTGGCACGTTGGACCGGCATCCCTGTATTCCGCATGCTCGAAGCGGAGGCTTCCAAGCTCTCCCGCATGGAGGATGAGCTTAGGAAGCGCGTGGTGGGCCAGGAGGAGGCCATCCGCAAGGTCTCCGAGGCCGTACGCCGCTCGCGTGCAGGTATCAGCGATCCGGATCGCCCAATCGGCTCTTTCATCTTCCTCGGCCCTACCGGCGTCGGTAAGACCGAGCTCACCCGCGCGCTCGCGGAATTCATGTTTGATACCGACAAGGCGCTTATCCGTATCGACATGTCCGAGTACATGGAGAAGCACTCCGTCTCCCGCCTCATCGGAGCGCCCCCGGGCTACGTGGGCCATGAGGAGGGCGGCACGCTCACTGAAGTTGTGCGCCACCGTCCTTACTCCGTCCTGCTTTTTGACGAGATAGAGAAGGCTCATCCGGAAGTCTTCAATATCCTCCTCCAGGTGCTCGACAACGGCCGCCTGACCGATTCCAAGGGCCGCACCGTCAATTTCAAGAACACCATCATCATCATGACCTCGAACATCGGGGCGCAATACATCGATAAGATGGAGCAGATCGGCTTCAACACGAGCCGGGGGAGCGCGGACAAGCAGTACAACCTCACCAAGGAGAAGGTGCAGGCTGCACTCAAGGACTTCTTCCGTCCTGAGTTCCTCAACCGTCTCGATGACGTCATCATTTTCGACATCTTGAAGCCGGAGATCGTGCATCAGATCGTCTCCATCCAGGTAGACATCGTACAGAAGCGCCTCGCGGAGAAGGAGATTAATCTGGAGTTCCAGGACGGCGTCATCGACCTCCTCGCCAAGGAGGGTTACGATCCGCATTACGGCGCACGACCGCTGAAGCGTCTCATCCAGACCAGGATCCTCAATCCGGTGGCCACTCTCATGATCAACAAGGGCGTCGCCCAAGGTGGCACCATCATCGTCGGCCTCAAGGACAAGGAATTCACTTTCGAGGTGAAGAAAGGGAAGCGCACTGCTGCTACTTTTGTAGATGCAGACAAGGTGCTCGCATAGGCAGGGACTCTAGCTTCCATTTTGCGCCGCTCTGGTGTAATTTAGAGGCCATTGCGCAGGTGGTAGAGCGGTCAATTACAAGAGACTGTAAATCTCTCGCCTTCGGGCTACGGGGGTTCGAATCCCTCCCTGCGCACACGTAAACAAAGAGCGCCTCCGGGCGCTTTTTGTTGTGGTATCATGAGCAGACTATGCCACCAGACGGAGGTAGTGGAGAGAAAAAAGTCGTCAATTACGCCGATACTCTGGCGCGGGTTACTTTTGGAGGCGGACGTTTTTCAACACAGCCTCCTCCTCTGGATAAACCCCGTATTCGTCCCGAAGTGGTTGATGCTCGAATTAACGAAGGTAAAAAAGAAAAGAGCGAATTGCTTAAACTTGAAATGCGCAAGTTGTACAATCGCGCGAAAGCCGTACTCACTGAACCGGTACTTAAGAGCAAGATCAAGGGTCAGCTTGAGATGCTTGAGACTGCCCATAAGAGGGGGACTCTGGAGGAAGATGAGAAGGTGAAGAATCTAGTGCCCCTCGCTGACGGGTATAAGGACTTCGTGCTTTATCGTCTTTTGGAAGAGCTGGTCGCAGATAAACCAGCGTCTGCTGAAGGATCGACGACTGCACAGGAATATGGAGATAAGTTTGATCTCCCAAGACCGTACTCAATTTACGACTTTCTAAGTAAGTTAGCTTTAGAGACGGAGAAGGTTTCCACTGAAAAAAAGGCCCAGGAATCATTCTATCAGGGTCGTTCTCAGGAGATGAAGAGAGTTTCTAAAAGAGCAGAAGAAATCTACGTGTGCCCAAATAACCATGCATTTACTGAAGCAGCGGTGATGGACGGCGGAAAATGTCCCGAATGTAAAACTCAGCTTGGCGTAGATTCAACAATCAAGTCTAGGCAGCAAAAAGGTCTTTTTCTGGGCACTACTCCTGACGGAGGAGCGGCTCTGGTCACTGTGCGTTCTCCAAAAAGCTTTGAGATACGAGCTTGGACGAGCAAGACAGAGAAGAGCCTGGTAACCGTAATCCCTTAAGAGGCCCGAATTGACCTTTTCCCCGTATTCCGCTATAGTCCTGGTCACCATGTCGCAAGATAGACTCATCAAGCTCGCCTGCAGCAAGTGCAAGCGCGTCAACTATTGGAGCCGCAAGAATAAGAAGAAGGTCGAGCGCAAGATCGAGCTCGCCAAGTGGTGTAAGTGGTGCAAGAAGAAGACTGCTCACAAGGAGGCCAAGAAATAAGCAAAAAGGCGCCCTAGGGCGCCTTTTGCATTGGGGCGGGGGATGCTAGACTCGGTGGCGTAGGGCCTATAGTTTCAATGGTAAAACTCCTCTCTCCAAAAGAGGCGTTCCAGGTTCGAGTCCTGGTGGGCCCGCCATGCTAAAAATCCTTTACACCTACCTCCTCTCGCTTCCTGTCCTAGTTGGACTCGACCTTGTTTGGCTCGGAGTCCTGATGACGAATTTCTATAAATCCCGCCTGGGAGAGATTCTGGCGCCGACGTTCCGTCTCTGGCCTTCCGTCGGCTTTTATCTCATCTACGCGGCAGGGTTACTCTACTTCGTAGCTCTCCCGGCTTTCGAGAAAGGCTCGCTAAGCATAGCGATACTGAATGGCGCGCTCTACGGTTTCGTGGTCTACAGCCTCTACAATCTCATCAATCAGGCTACGCTCGTGAAGTGGTCGTATACCGTCCTTCTTGTGGATACCGCCTGGGGAGTATTTCTTGGAGGGATTATGGGTTTCGTCGCTTACAAACTACTTCAGTTTTTCACTTGATCCGTTAGGAAGCCTTCTGCTACAGCTGCTATTCTCGTATCCTTTCCGTCCTCAAACCACCGTATCTCCTTATTCCTCTTGAACCACGTCTTCTGGCGCTTAGTGTACTGCCAGATTTCATTTAGAAGCTCTTTCTCAAATTCTTCGCGCGTAATCTTTCCCTGGAGCAGGCGGGCCATGTAGCGATATTCAAGTCCAAGTTCCTCCATGCGCTCGTAGGAAAGCCCTTCGGCGTGGAGCTTCTCGGCTTCTACAAGCATGCCTTGTTCCAGGCGTTCTTTGATACGTCTAGAAATCTTTTCCTTCAACACCTCATCTGGAGGCAGGAGGCCGATCTTGAGCACGTCGTATTCTTCTGATGTTTCTACCTTGGGTACTTTCCCGAGGGCTTCCGCGATCTCTACGGCACGTATTAGGCGCATGGGGTTGTGTCGATCTATGTCCGCTGCCCGCTTAGGATCGAGCGCTTCCAGTCTCTGGAAAAGTTCCTCCACTGGAAGTTTTTCCAGTTCCTCTCGTAGTTCTTTGTTCGGCGGAACTTCGGGAAGCACGGTGTTGTTGAGGAGGGTATCCACGTAGAGCCCGGTGCCTCCGCAGATGATAGGGAGTTTGCCGCGGGAGAGGATGTCTTCAATCGCTTTCTTTCCGAGCTTTTGGAAGTCCGAAACAGAGAAGCGCTCCTTCGGGTCGGCGACGTCGAGGAGATGATGGGGAACGCTATTCATCTCCTCTCTGGTTACCTTGCCGGTGCCCAAATCGAGCCCTCGATAGACCTGGCGGGAGTCGGCGGAGATGATCTCGCCGTTAAGGGCGTGGGCGAGGGCTATGGAGAGGGCCGTCTTTCCGGAGGCGGTGGGACCTATGATGGCTATGAGCTGGGGTTTAGACATACTGAGCGGGGAAATGCTAGCATGAGGATATCTTACCCGCTAATACTGAAATACCATGAAGCATGAACACGACGAGGAGATGATGTTTGATGATTGCGATATGGGAATGGTGAGCATCGGCCAGGAAGTACCCAACCTCGAATTTGAGATCTTCCAGAACGACAAGAATAAAACGGTAAAACTTCACGACTACAAAGGGAAGTGGCTTGTCCTCTTCTTCTATCCCGCCGACTTCACCTTCGTCTGTCCGACCGAGCTCGAAGAGCTCGCCGACCAGTACGATGCCTTTAAGAAAGAGGGTGCAGAAATCGTCTCTGTGAGCACGGACACGGTCTTCGTGCACAAGGCCTGGCACGATACCTCGGAAGCAATCAAGAAGATCAAGTTCCCGATGGCGGCCGACCCTTCCGGCAAGATCTCCCGCACTTTCGGCACCTATGTCGAGAACAACGGAGCTGCGTTCACGGACGACGAGGGCCTTTCGCTCCGCGGCACCTTCATCATCAATCCTGAAGGAGTGCTCAAGTCGATGGAGATCAACGACAACAGCATCGGACGCTCTGCGCGCGAGCTCTTCCGCAAGCTCCAGGCGGCTAAGTACGTCTCTACGCATAAGGGCCAGGTATGCCCCGCAAGCTGGGAGCCGGGCAAGGATACACTGAAGCCGGGGATGGATTTGGTGGGGAAGATCTAGATGAATCAAAACAGCCGCTCCTTAAGGAGCGGCTGTTTTGCATTGTGGGCGAGGTGGGACTTGAACCCACACTCCTTTAACAGAACACGATTTTGAGTCGTGCGCGTCTACCATTCCGCCACTCGCCCGTACGCATAGGAGTCTATCCAATAAGCTTCTACCGGGCAAACGGAGAGCTGTGCTAAAATGCCCCCATGTCGCAGTATTACGGAGACGCAATTTTCTGGATTGAGGTCGAACGGATTAAGCCCAATCCCTACCAGCCGCGGCGTGATTTCGATCAAGCCCGTCTCAAGGACCTGGCCGATTCCATCCGCCAATACGGCATCCTTCAGCCGCTTGTGGTGACCCGCCATGAGATTGAGACGCCGGAAGGGGGACTTACCACCGAGTATGAGCTCATCGCCGGAGAGCGCCGCTTGCGCGCTTCTAAGCTCGCTGGTCTCTCTCAGGTACCTGCCATCATCCGCACGAGCAGCACCGCCACGGAGGATCCGCGTCTCAAGCTCGAGCTGGCCATCATTGAGAACCTCCAGCGTGAGGATCTCAATCCAGTGGATCGCGCGCGCGCTTTTGAGCGGCTCACTAAGGAGTTCGGCTTCAAGCATGGCCAGATCGGGGAGAAGATGGGCAAGAGCCGTGAGTATGTGGCCAACACCCTGCGCATCCTCGCTCTGCCCGATTACCTCCTCATGGCCCTCGGGGAAGGGAAGATAAGCGAGGGACACACCCGCCCGCTCCTCATGCTCTCGGATAGGCCGGAAGAGCAAATGACTCTTTTCAAAGAGATCCTCTACAAGCGCCTTACGGTCCGCGAGACGGAGGCTATCGCCCGTCGCATAGCGAACGACAAGGTGCGCAAGAAGGAGTACATCGTCGATCCGGCCCAGCTCGAGCTCGAGCGTAAGCTCACCGAGTCTCTCGGCACCCGCGTGCAGATCGAGCGCAAGGAGAAGGGCGGCAAGATCCTCATCGACTTCTTCTCTTCCGACGACTTGCAGACTATCCTTGCTGGTCTCCATCTTGAGGATGGTTCAGTAAAAAAAGCAATTCCCGACAATCCTTCTCTTTCTGCTTCCGAAGTGCCTACCTCAGAACCTGAAGCTGCTCCAGAACTCATGGACGACCGCTCCAAGGAAGAAAAAGAAGACGAGGACCCTGACCTCTACTCGGTGAAGAATTTCTCTATTTAAAAACCTAGATCTTCCGCCCCCTGCTCTCGAGCATGCTGCGGATGTGTCGCTTGGCGAGTGCGGTCTTGCAGTATCCTACCCATTTCTCTGTGGGGTGGCTTGAAGCCTTGGTCATGATCTCTACGGTGTTGCCGTTGTGGAGCGGGGTATCGATG from Candidatus Parcubacteria bacterium includes:
- the rpmG gene encoding 50S ribosomal protein L33, which produces MSQDRLIKLACSKCKRVNYWSRKNKKKVERKIELAKWCKWCKKKTAHKEAKK
- a CDS encoding tetratricopeptide repeat protein, which gives rise to MNDILSIINSLKEAGEYTAAREVALAALRRSPSYPPLLQALAEITFTMNRYEEALECLEALRAQGIDNANLSFNRAQCLYFTFRAPEAIPLLRSVIAAHPGEASLLATLALYLASVGENEESYALLKSIPAETPGVRAQLGWHMLREGHFQEAFKNLQFEKGVWHAEKIYDLPQEKLYAAGLPLQGKRIFVVSEGGLGDEILFTRFIQILKSRGAYVIFGCSPELWSILRDSPSAPHEFRKITEVKGQEYDYYAPLMSLPILLECTNPYSGISIPYLSADPAYVEKWKPKVAKVANGKPAIAIRWQGKMELEYRQARAVSVQEMLPLAELGALFSIQRDNGLEELRKNDPVYDLGPDLVSWDETLGVLANMDYVVTSCTSTVHIAGAMGKKTALIAAFSYPLYFPWAVPGEKTDWYPSVKVFRQTRYNDWKGAIQAAYEWIKKDIEETRKEKLTATKNGV
- a CDS encoding ParB/RepB/Spo0J family partition protein — translated: MSQYYGDAIFWIEVERIKPNPYQPRRDFDQARLKDLADSIRQYGILQPLVVTRHEIETPEGGLTTEYELIAGERRLRASKLAGLSQVPAIIRTSSTATEDPRLKLELAIIENLQREDLNPVDRARAFERLTKEFGFKHGQIGEKMGKSREYVANTLRILALPDYLLMALGEGKISEGHTRPLLMLSDRPEEQMTLFKEILYKRLTVRETEAIARRIANDKVRKKEYIVDPAQLELERKLTESLGTRVQIERKEKGGKILIDFFSSDDLQTILAGLHLEDGSVKKAIPDNPSLSASEVPTSEPEAAPELMDDRSKEEKEDEDPDLYSVKNFSI
- the miaA gene encoding tRNA (adenosine(37)-N6)-dimethylallyltransferase MiaA, translated to MSKPQLIAIIGPTASGKTALSIALAHALNGEIISADSRQVYRGLDLGTGKVTREEMNSVPHHLLDVADPKERFSVSDFQKLGKKAIEDILSRGKLPIICGGTGLYVDTLLNNTVLPEVPPNKELREELEKLPVEELFQRLEALDPKRAADIDRHNPMRLIRAVEIAEALGKVPKVETSEEYDVLKIGLLPPDEVLKEKISRRIKERLEQGMLVEAEKLHAEGLSYERMEELGLEYRYMARLLQGKITREEFEKELLNEIWQYTKRQKTWFKRNKEIRWFEDGKDTRIAAVAEGFLTDQVKN
- a CDS encoding redoxin domain-containing protein, yielding MVSIGQEVPNLEFEIFQNDKNKTVKLHDYKGKWLVLFFYPADFTFVCPTELEELADQYDAFKKEGAEIVSVSTDTVFVHKAWHDTSEAIKKIKFPMAADPSGKISRTFGTYVENNGAAFTDDEGLSLRGTFIINPEGVLKSMEINDNSIGRSARELFRKLQAAKYVSTHKGQVCPASWEPGKDTLKPGMDLVGKI
- a CDS encoding AAA family ATPase → MPPFQHFTTKARDAIRKAHELAIERGQNQVNPLHLAAALLLQEESMVFSVLEVLEVDVAHLTDTILETMETPETSSTLSPSYQIYLTSDLAQVLEYSSKVASGMRDEFVSVEHLFVALLEVPSGARDVFSRYRLTKEVVLKTLQEFRKGKVAETKEPKKARALAKYTRNLTELAQKNKLDPVIGRDAEISRIIQVLSRRTKNNPLLIGEAGVGKTAIAEGLAIRIANGDVPESLKGKELVSLDLGLLIAGTKYRGEFEERLKGIMKEIERAEGKIIVFIDEIHTIVGAGAAEGAMDASNMLKPALARGELRAIGATTLKEFQRHIEKDPALTRRFQPVYVLEPSVEDAVAILRGLKEKYELYHGVRITDDAILAAVNLSSRYITDRFLPDKAVDLIDEAASALRISLENKPPALEEAHRKILRLEIEKEALKKEADSSEGKNAKSRTKTIDREIAELREKTHDLELRWNNEKDILGSIRSIKKELEELRMEAERTEARADLARSAEIRYGKIPQLEKELEGKNKRLEKLQRSRRILKEEVAESDIADVVARWTGIPVFRMLEAEASKLSRMEDELRKRVVGQEEAIRKVSEAVRRSRAGISDPDRPIGSFIFLGPTGVGKTELTRALAEFMFDTDKALIRIDMSEYMEKHSVSRLIGAPPGYVGHEEGGTLTEVVRHRPYSVLLFDEIEKAHPEVFNILLQVLDNGRLTDSKGRTVNFKNTIIIMTSNIGAQYIDKMEQIGFNTSRGSADKQYNLTKEKVQAALKDFFRPEFLNRLDDVIIFDILKPEIVHQIVSIQVDIVQKRLAEKEINLEFQDGVIDLLAKEGYDPHYGARPLKRLIQTRILNPVATLMINKGVAQGGTIIVGLKDKEFTFEVKKGKRTAATFVDADKVLA
- a CDS encoding glycosyltransferase family 2 protein, encoding MKPSLEVILRTHSTSDVHPGVRVVGPEVSKLEVIRRSLRSLAFSLSEAHRAGLADIKLSILDDHSSPETVSFLEHFAAALPFSAEVYPLEGEGNAVSLAACFVRGRASNADLLYFVEDDYLHVPEALSEMLESYALFSKNLGGRPVALFPADDPSFYRPNTFVPSRVVTGSHRHWRTNVQTTCTFFLPRSVLEMHYPVFEELTRNGVDEGSSINRLWQGPVTLFTPLPSLAAHLQFSDCIPPLFDWKSLWERYAIEPRYV
- a CDS encoding DUF2177 family protein; the protein is MLKILYTYLLSLPVLVGLDLVWLGVLMTNFYKSRLGEILAPTFRLWPSVGFYLIYAAGLLYFVALPAFEKGSLSIAILNGALYGFVVYSLYNLINQATLVKWSYTVLLVDTAWGVFLGGIMGFVAYKLLQFFT
- a CDS encoding serine protease, translating into MDIDDLNKTQIILLTLLVSFVTSIATGIVTVSLVEQAPPSFTQTVNRVVERTVEKVVPTATPKPGTTVKETTVVVKEEDLLIKSIEKNQQALHTLRMKAENADGTPGEIFLGWATLLSAEGVAATDLALIGEGNSYILEDAAGKRRDGTVLLRDRASGIALLKIAKAEGDKVVFAPVPFADASSVRLGQSVIAFGGRLKPSVSVGIVSSSSKGEENASSTAMVLKSVDASINPPGGITGGPLTNIFGELVALSVSEGAGTSYAPVSALAALLRKL